One window of Cryptobacterium curtum DSM 15641 genomic DNA carries:
- a CDS encoding InlB B-repeat-containing protein: protein MKTASKSIARNIFAVFISCVMVVSLSPTLSFAEPSASAAAESTPSGSSVASGTEGTSTESSSSEAVTPTEATEASASTDTVSATDSTSAISADSVEGAQELEGEEVSAVSAAAPTLRPPAGTTTLWVDGTSGNDANDGATQATAFKTLAQALSTQAANPTITTIKMLGSFSNPPAATIPSGVTLVVAGNTTMTSNGNNGITLASGSFLKCENGSTLTMSGFNTALTVKADAEVNDGTYKLDNNAIGFNLDGKFNGSTRSALTVSALESTGRAFTYGDKSSFVNCTVNVQAKNESSEQYNGLNLKNASLTTKGVWYYFNPSNSATGYVGGVHLDNSDFYAYKATGASAYKQTMSIFAPSELKNGSTLTSDGSRITLSAALTVDDSKVVIKNSTAGGLNINYSPGSAVFTNSTLETTNMKYTPSYGTGQSNGPCYLTFQGNSVVNTDAQDKTADDGGANRDTNSTYVVTGGSFLVAYDPSFNYNVTTPTNGASNGNEWLSLFTLTDTSTTVLNPINKNGAAYTYNVATPSKDGKKHVWTPAAKVTFKLNNANATFADGTTADKTASTIRGYKLDDVVGNVQPGNPTDSTGVAFLGWYYKDASGVEHAFNWSNETLTSDIEVYAKWDAKTVIYHNGAGQSYIQALDTSASSATALSYDEVVNKDASFNVAGKTFTKWTTSSDGSGNAVNAGDTLAFASGTTQIDLYAQYTDNEYRVAFSANGGTFASTSVFKAHPEAFTIEQDSTGGEVAVLKKTATYNQKIRELLNGVSYNDLKVTKAEASKTGFKLADKDNWNTKADGTGSTVRFDDHSVWIFPITGDNPSITADTTYYLKWQEDSSVPLIQADGILPSDMWGNAGANSQADSKSVLKVSTDGDGAFSLTGAVDTAGIKQQMQAIESQFGQDANNFSNIKLTGTTSTFSATFELPNGVTVPSDPQVTATGLGDCYEVKSVTTSGQKIVVTFGLKQAFTDYQQLKNAVDSTGAASGGTSEEINPISDSITLTIPGLKVDSASVANGDELTAKGSVAGSFSAVAKGSNDKVKRFSFKWTGEQIAAGKDVRAANDTVIQQTILVKKPYALTLGADMLATVLPDNPTTSQLKQAGTDTEHTKVIGVYQGSKLNVTGTIDSTSVKQQMKAIENQFGQNPSGFSSIKLTGLSSTFTATFELPDGMELPSGLDASKVIPEGFADTFTVSNVAVSGKTITVTMGLKDGIENYQQLKDAVDALGDTMKLTIPGVTVNEDVADGTSLTMKGTVEGSFDATATSASGTVKDFSFRWTGEQIDEGKDVTVTDPADKTIQLTVQTPTPTDAELPADILSGDDTEHTAVYETLAGSTMDLTGAIDANTIKQQMRNIENRFNNPDGTTIAIDVKQFGFTADFTVPDGMELPSSLSVSDLTTEGFGNGFKVQSVTVSGKTATVNFVLSDPDAIRTYADLKAIVDAVGKDASGTDTGWMKLTVPNVKVDDGLASGTELTMTGTVNGSFKALATSQSGRQETFSFRWNGTQWPDGKDFAAPASDNSIRFTARVVSTLQSELPGDILIGDDTEHDAVYKAKATDTLTYTGALNVDPIKQQMSYIESQYPGTSADTIKVNVKNCTFTATFTVPNEMNLPSSLSVSDITTHDFGPFEVTDVQVSGKTVTVTMKLKNASAIKTYADLKAAVNTAGDANNWMKLDVPGITIDASQVSPGQQLTVTGTVEGTFAADAISASGKRKVFSFAWTGTQWPDGRDAVADPTDNTIRFTLEITEDEPQPGPEPQPQPQPTPDPNPQPGPNNNGTPNNDILAKTSDALPLTIIGLLAVSAVAVGIAVYRMRKSSGEK from the coding sequence ATGAAAACGGCGTCAAAGTCAATTGCGAGGAATATTTTCGCAGTATTTATTTCGTGTGTGATGGTGGTGAGTCTTTCACCAACACTAAGCTTTGCAGAACCTAGTGCATCGGCTGCAGCCGAGAGCACTCCTTCGGGTTCTTCTGTAGCATCTGGCACAGAAGGTACATCAACTGAGAGCTCTTCTTCTGAAGCAGTTACTCCGACAGAGGCAACCGAAGCCTCAGCTTCAACTGATACGGTAAGCGCAACGGATTCTACTTCCGCTATCAGCGCCGATTCGGTTGAAGGTGCGCAAGAGCTGGAAGGCGAAGAAGTCTCTGCCGTCAGTGCAGCAGCTCCAACGCTTCGTCCGCCTGCGGGTACTACTACGCTATGGGTTGATGGCACATCTGGCAACGACGCGAATGACGGCGCTACGCAGGCGACGGCCTTTAAGACATTAGCTCAGGCTCTTAGCACACAGGCAGCTAACCCCACTATTACTACTATTAAGATGCTGGGGTCGTTCTCCAATCCTCCCGCTGCGACAATTCCTTCTGGTGTCACGCTGGTAGTTGCCGGCAATACAACCATGACGAGCAACGGAAATAATGGCATTACGCTCGCAAGTGGTTCGTTCCTTAAATGCGAAAATGGCAGCACGCTTACCATGAGTGGCTTTAATACAGCTCTTACTGTTAAAGCCGATGCAGAAGTTAATGATGGCACCTATAAGCTTGATAACAATGCTATTGGCTTCAATCTCGACGGTAAGTTTAACGGTAGCACACGTAGTGCACTTACTGTTTCTGCCCTTGAAAGTACAGGACGTGCCTTTACATATGGTGACAAGTCATCGTTTGTTAACTGCACGGTAAATGTGCAGGCGAAAAACGAAAGCAGTGAACAATACAATGGCTTGAACCTAAAGAATGCTTCGCTTACCACTAAAGGTGTGTGGTATTACTTCAACCCGAGCAATAGTGCTACTGGGTATGTCGGGGGCGTTCATCTAGATAACTCCGATTTTTATGCCTATAAAGCAACGGGTGCTTCTGCTTATAAGCAGACCATGTCGATTTTTGCTCCGTCTGAATTGAAGAATGGTTCTACACTGACAAGCGATGGATCTCGTATTACGCTGTCGGCGGCATTAACTGTTGATGACTCAAAGGTGGTTATCAAAAATAGTACTGCCGGCGGTCTCAATATTAATTATTCGCCCGGCTCCGCGGTCTTTACGAATTCCACGCTTGAAACTACCAATATGAAGTACACGCCTTCTTATGGTACTGGTCAGTCAAATGGACCGTGTTATCTCACGTTCCAGGGTAACAGTGTAGTGAATACCGATGCGCAGGATAAGACCGCTGATGACGGTGGCGCAAATCGCGATACAAATAGCACGTATGTTGTGACGGGCGGTTCATTCCTGGTGGCTTATGACCCCAGTTTTAATTACAACGTTACGACACCTACTAATGGCGCTAGCAACGGAAATGAATGGCTGTCTCTCTTTACGCTTACCGACACTTCCACTACCGTTTTGAATCCCATCAACAAAAATGGTGCTGCATATACCTATAACGTTGCGACTCCGTCAAAAGATGGAAAGAAGCATGTATGGACGCCAGCCGCGAAGGTAACTTTTAAGCTTAATAACGCTAATGCGACCTTTGCCGATGGCACTACTGCCGATAAAACGGCCAGTACTATTCGTGGCTACAAACTCGACGACGTGGTAGGCAACGTGCAGCCGGGTAATCCAACCGATTCTACGGGAGTTGCATTCCTTGGGTGGTATTACAAGGATGCAAGTGGTGTAGAGCATGCCTTCAACTGGTCGAATGAAACGCTTACAAGTGATATTGAAGTTTACGCAAAGTGGGATGCTAAGACCGTTATCTACCATAACGGTGCAGGACAGAGTTATATTCAAGCGCTTGATACTTCGGCAAGCTCCGCAACAGCTCTTTCTTATGATGAGGTTGTCAATAAGGATGCAAGCTTTAATGTAGCAGGCAAAACGTTTACAAAGTGGACAACCTCATCTGACGGTTCTGGCAATGCAGTAAACGCAGGAGACACGTTGGCCTTTGCAAGTGGTACAACGCAGATCGACCTGTATGCTCAGTACACAGATAATGAGTATCGAGTTGCCTTCTCCGCCAACGGCGGCACCTTTGCAAGCACAAGTGTGTTTAAGGCGCATCCCGAAGCATTTACCATTGAACAGGATTCAACGGGCGGCGAAGTCGCTGTGCTCAAGAAGACAGCTACGTACAATCAGAAGATTCGCGAACTCCTTAATGGTGTTTCGTATAACGATCTGAAGGTCACCAAGGCTGAAGCTTCAAAGACTGGATTTAAACTTGCCGACAAAGATAACTGGAATACCAAGGCTGATGGAACAGGCAGCACGGTCCGTTTTGACGATCACAGTGTGTGGATTTTCCCCATTACTGGTGACAATCCCTCAATAACTGCAGATACTACGTACTACCTCAAGTGGCAGGAAGACAGTTCTGTCCCCTTGATCCAGGCTGATGGCATTCTTCCCTCAGACATGTGGGGTAATGCTGGCGCTAATAGTCAGGCAGATAGCAAGTCGGTGCTCAAAGTGTCGACCGACGGTGATGGTGCCTTTAGTCTTACGGGCGCTGTTGATACGGCAGGCATCAAGCAGCAGATGCAGGCTATCGAATCGCAGTTTGGCCAGGACGCTAATAATTTCTCGAATATCAAGCTGACAGGGACAACCTCGACCTTCTCGGCAACGTTTGAGCTGCCTAATGGGGTAACTGTCCCGAGCGATCCTCAAGTAACAGCTACCGGTTTGGGTGATTGCTATGAAGTTAAGAGCGTGACAACAAGTGGCCAAAAGATTGTCGTAACTTTTGGATTGAAACAGGCATTTACCGATTATCAGCAGCTCAAGAACGCCGTTGATTCAACGGGCGCTGCTTCAGGCGGAACGAGTGAGGAAATCAACCCGATTTCGGATTCGATTACGCTTACCATTCCGGGGCTCAAGGTCGATTCAGCCAGCGTTGCAAATGGCGATGAATTAACAGCCAAGGGAAGCGTAGCGGGTAGTTTTTCTGCTGTTGCCAAAGGCTCTAACGATAAAGTAAAGCGTTTCTCGTTCAAGTGGACGGGCGAGCAGATTGCTGCCGGTAAAGATGTGCGGGCTGCAAACGATACCGTTATTCAGCAGACTATCTTGGTCAAGAAGCCCTATGCTCTAACGCTTGGCGCTGATATGCTTGCTACTGTTCTTCCTGACAACCCAACAACAAGCCAGCTTAAACAAGCTGGTACGGACACTGAGCACACTAAGGTTATCGGCGTGTATCAGGGCTCTAAGCTTAATGTGACGGGAACCATTGATTCGACTAGCGTCAAGCAGCAGATGAAGGCAATAGAAAATCAGTTTGGGCAGAACCCGAGTGGCTTTTCAAGCATCAAGCTGACGGGGCTTTCATCCACCTTTACGGCAACTTTTGAGCTGCCTGACGGCATGGAGCTTCCTTCTGGACTCGACGCAAGTAAAGTAATTCCGGAAGGTTTTGCCGACACCTTTACGGTTTCAAATGTAGCTGTAAGCGGCAAGACCATTACTGTTACGATGGGTCTCAAGGACGGAATCGAAAACTACCAGCAGCTGAAAGATGCAGTTGACGCGCTGGGCGATACCATGAAGCTCACCATTCCAGGTGTTACGGTGAATGAAGATGTTGCTGATGGTACGAGCCTTACCATGAAGGGTACGGTTGAAGGCAGCTTTGATGCCACTGCTACATCTGCTTCTGGCACCGTCAAGGACTTCTCGTTCAGGTGGACCGGCGAGCAGATAGACGAAGGCAAGGATGTAACGGTTACCGATCCTGCTGATAAAACCATTCAGCTTACCGTGCAGACACCTACTCCTACCGACGCAGAATTGCCAGCTGATATACTTTCTGGTGATGATACCGAGCACACTGCTGTCTATGAGACACTTGCGGGTTCAACGATGGATCTGACGGGCGCCATTGATGCCAATACCATCAAGCAGCAGATGCGCAATATTGAAAACCGTTTCAACAATCCCGATGGCACCACTATTGCGATTGATGTTAAGCAGTTCGGATTTACCGCAGACTTCACAGTACCTGATGGCATGGAATTGCCGAGCAGCCTTTCTGTGTCAGATCTCACAACCGAAGGATTTGGCAATGGCTTCAAGGTCCAGTCGGTGACTGTTTCCGGCAAGACCGCGACGGTCAATTTTGTCCTGAGTGATCCCGATGCTATTCGCACCTATGCCGACCTGAAAGCAATAGTGGATGCTGTCGGTAAGGACGCCAGTGGTACTGATACTGGTTGGATGAAACTCACGGTGCCCAATGTCAAAGTAGATGATGGCCTGGCAAGTGGCACGGAACTTACCATGACTGGTACCGTCAACGGTTCATTCAAGGCGCTTGCTACCTCGCAATCAGGTCGACAGGAAACGTTCTCATTCAGGTGGAATGGTACGCAATGGCCTGATGGTAAAGACTTTGCGGCTCCGGCAAGCGATAACAGCATTCGATTTACCGCACGTGTTGTTTCAACACTGCAGTCTGAACTTCCGGGCGACATCCTGATTGGTGATGACACCGAGCATGATGCTGTCTATAAGGCCAAGGCAACTGATACGCTCACCTATACGGGTGCACTTAATGTTGATCCTATCAAGCAACAGATGTCTTATATCGAAAGCCAGTATCCGGGTACTTCTGCCGATACGATTAAAGTAAATGTAAAGAATTGCACATTTACAGCCACCTTTACGGTGCCAAATGAAATGAACTTGCCTTCGAGCCTTTCGGTATCGGATATCACTACTCATGATTTCGGGCCGTTTGAAGTAACCGATGTACAGGTAAGCGGTAAGACGGTTACGGTAACCATGAAGTTGAAAAACGCTTCAGCAATCAAGACTTATGCTGACTTGAAGGCAGCAGTGAATACTGCTGGGGATGCAAACAATTGGATGAAGCTCGATGTTCCGGGCATTACCATTGATGCAAGCCAAGTTTCGCCGGGTCAGCAGCTGACAGTGACGGGTACCGTTGAGGGCACGTTTGCAGCGGATGCTATAAGTGCTAGTGGAAAGCGTAAGGTCTTCAGCTTTGCGTGGACCGGTACACAATGGCCTGATGGACGTGACGCTGTAGCTGATCCTACTGATAACACGATTCGCTTCACGCTTGAGATTACCGAAGACGAACCGCAGCCGGGTCCAGAGCCACAACCGCAGCCACAACCAACTCCGGATCCGAATCCTCAGCCAGGACCAAACAACAACGGCACGCCGAATAACGACATACTGGCAAAGACGAGCGATGCTCTGCCGCTTACCATTATTGGTTTGCTGGCTGTGAGTGCGGTGGCAGTAGGTATTGCGGTTTATCGCATGCGTAAAAGCTCAGGAGAGAAGTAA
- the rpsP gene encoding 30S ribosomal protein S16 has product MVKIRLARHGAKKRPYYRIVVTDSRAARNSRPIEEVGRYNPCVEPSMIQIDLEKVDKWIANGAQPTDTVAHLIESARKEA; this is encoded by the coding sequence ATGGTCAAGATTCGTCTCGCGCGTCACGGCGCAAAGAAGCGCCCGTACTACCGCATAGTTGTCACGGATTCTCGTGCGGCTCGCAACAGCCGTCCGATTGAAGAAGTCGGTCGTTACAACCCATGCGTTGAGCCGTCTATGATTCAGATCGACCTTGAAAAGGTGGATAAGTGGATCGCTAATGGCGCTCAGCCCACCGACACGGTTGCACACCTTATCGAGTCCGCTCGTAAGGAAGCTTAA
- a CDS encoding KH domain-containing protein, whose amino-acid sequence MSGEALDLSGLVRTLVEPIVDYPDDLEVTQNEGEQGDYLVEIRVNEEDAGKVIGRQGRVIKAIRTLARAAATRDARHVEVEIVD is encoded by the coding sequence ATGTCCGGGGAAGCTCTTGATCTCTCCGGGTTGGTTCGTACGCTGGTCGAGCCTATCGTTGATTATCCCGACGATCTCGAAGTTACACAGAATGAAGGCGAACAGGGCGATTACCTGGTTGAAATTCGTGTAAACGAAGAGGATGCTGGCAAGGTTATCGGACGCCAGGGGCGTGTCATCAAAGCGATTCGTACGCTCGCACGCGCTGCCGCAACGCGTGATGCTCGCCATGTCGAAGTGGAGATCGTCGATTAG
- a CDS encoding ribosome maturation factor RimM, with protein sequence MSAWVKAACIIKTKHLQGELVVRKVDRFPFLLSEGMQVYFVPPTLCGPREGHVVSVSPAREGEWTVSFDTVDDIASAEELVGSWCLIAKSDVPEPSEGALPLLCEGWRVVDTKRGELGALSAIIEQPAQSLLSVEGSVEGRLGEILIPAVDEFICQIDTADRCITVQLPEGLLDLAAENAVVSNKDASAITGDKATDRAGSHTGVNKMQGCKSAGKEGSIDAHKQDDNSLQGGA encoded by the coding sequence ATGAGCGCGTGGGTTAAAGCCGCCTGCATCATCAAAACGAAACACCTGCAAGGGGAACTTGTCGTGCGTAAGGTCGATAGGTTCCCTTTTCTGTTGTCTGAAGGCATGCAGGTTTATTTTGTTCCGCCAACGCTCTGCGGTCCGCGTGAAGGGCACGTTGTTTCTGTTTCCCCTGCGCGCGAAGGGGAATGGACGGTTTCTTTCGATACGGTGGACGACATTGCGAGCGCAGAAGAACTGGTTGGATCGTGGTGTCTTATTGCAAAAAGCGATGTACCTGAACCGTCCGAGGGCGCCCTTCCGCTGTTGTGTGAAGGGTGGCGTGTCGTGGATACAAAACGGGGTGAATTAGGAGCTCTGAGCGCGATAATCGAACAGCCAGCGCAGTCTTTGCTATCCGTTGAAGGGTCTGTTGAGGGGCGCTTGGGAGAGATTCTTATTCCGGCAGTCGACGAATTTATCTGCCAGATAGACACAGCCGATCGCTGCATTACCGTGCAGCTTCCTGAAGGCTTGCTTGACCTTGCTGCTGAGAATGCTGTAGTCAGCAATAAAGATGCTAGTGCGATAACAGGCGACAAAGCCACTGACAGAGCCGGTAGTCATACCGGCGTCAACAAGATGCAGGGTTGTAAAAGTGCTGGCAAAGAGGGCAGTATCGATGCGCACAAGCAGGATGACAACAGCTTGCAAGGTGGCGCTTGA
- the trmD gene encoding tRNA (guanosine(37)-N1)-methyltransferase TrmD, producing the protein MIIETLSTFPAMYDSVMGTSMMRIAQEQGALDFRAFDLRDWTHDRHRTTDDSPYGGGQGLVMKCEPIFEAFDEIVAAREMKPYTVFLTPTGEAFTQAVAQELSEKPRLLFVCGHYEGIDERAYTLADRCLSLGDYVLTSGELASMVVIDAVVRLLPGVLGDEGSAIDESFYDGLLEYPQYTRPAEFRGMEVPPILCSGDHAKVATWRRQQSLKRTAHLRSDLLAQANLSEADRAFLKSLSTEAGSSSETVS; encoded by the coding sequence ATGATTATCGAAACGCTTTCAACTTTTCCTGCTATGTACGACTCGGTTATGGGTACGTCGATGATGCGCATTGCGCAAGAACAAGGGGCCCTCGACTTTCGAGCATTTGACCTACGCGATTGGACGCACGATCGTCATCGGACAACCGATGATAGCCCGTATGGTGGCGGTCAAGGTCTTGTTATGAAGTGTGAACCGATATTTGAGGCATTCGACGAAATAGTGGCCGCACGTGAAATGAAGCCTTACACCGTTTTTCTTACACCGACGGGTGAAGCGTTTACTCAGGCAGTTGCCCAAGAGCTGTCTGAAAAACCTCGCCTTTTGTTTGTGTGTGGTCACTACGAGGGAATCGATGAGCGCGCCTACACACTTGCCGATCGGTGCTTGTCGTTAGGCGATTATGTACTGACGAGTGGCGAACTGGCGAGCATGGTGGTTATTGATGCGGTAGTACGTTTGCTTCCTGGTGTGCTTGGCGATGAAGGTAGTGCGATTGATGAAAGTTTTTACGACGGGTTATTGGAGTATCCCCAGTACACACGCCCTGCTGAGTTTCGTGGTATGGAAGTGCCGCCCATACTGTGTTCGGGCGATCACGCCAAAGTGGCAACATGGCGCCGGCAACAGAGTCTCAAGCGAACGGCGCACCTCCGCTCCGACCTGCTGGCACAGGCAAATCTTTCAGAGGCTGACAGGGCTTTTCTGAAATCTTTATCTACCGAAGCGGGGTCGTCTAGCGAGACGGTATCATAA
- the lepB gene encoding signal peptidase I, producing MSSARRATSSRKRGGFIRDAIEYIVLLVVVFAVFWAGRVFVVEPYSIPSGSMETTLMINDCVFSEKVSYHLRDVQQGDIVTFADPEVEGRTLIKRVIATEGQTVDLVNGAVSVDGQVLDEPYTHGLPSEELTPARNVQISYPYTVPAGYVWVMGDNRTNSADSRYFGAVPTSNITGRAAAIYWPLNRIATL from the coding sequence ATGTCATCTGCCCGAAGGGCAACTTCTTCCCGAAAGCGCGGAGGATTCATACGCGACGCTATCGAGTATATAGTACTGCTTGTTGTGGTATTTGCTGTTTTCTGGGCAGGGCGCGTCTTTGTTGTTGAGCCCTATTCGATTCCTTCGGGGTCCATGGAAACGACGCTCATGATCAATGACTGCGTCTTTTCAGAAAAAGTTAGCTATCACCTGCGCGATGTGCAGCAGGGCGACATCGTGACGTTTGCCGATCCTGAAGTAGAAGGCCGCACTTTGATCAAGCGGGTTATCGCTACCGAAGGACAGACGGTTGATCTCGTTAACGGTGCAGTTTCTGTTGATGGGCAGGTGCTCGACGAACCCTACACACACGGGCTTCCCTCCGAAGAACTGACCCCTGCGCGTAACGTGCAGATATCGTATCCGTATACTGTCCCTGCCGGCTATGTGTGGGTCATGGGGGACAATCGTACTAATTCAGCCGACTCGCGCTATTTTGGTGCCGTCCCAACCTCAAATATCACGGGGCGTGCTGCAGCTATCTATTGGCCTCTTAATCGCATCGCAACCCTCTAG
- a CDS encoding glycine--tRNA ligase subunit alpha: MESTLTSEQSQRHLHGSQEGVRTFQDIIMSLQQYWADQGCVVLQPYDGAVGAGTNHTATTLRSLGPDTWRTCYAQGCRRPADGRYGENPNRLQFYYQFQVLMKPSPDNIQDLYLGSLNAIGIDPNKHDVRFVEDDWESPTLGAWGLGWEVWLNGMEVTQFTYFQQVGGFECAPVPVEIAYGLERLAMYIQGVDSVYDLIWARGDDGVEFTYGDVYLENEREFSEYNFEIANTKFLFTAFDDFEQEAKLCLEARLPLPAYDWVLKCNHVFNLLDARGVISATERMAYILRVRSMVKECCSAYIDRVVGGAASGKANSGVVDGASDGAKVNASSLGRGNANPSGSGETSTGSRDNTSANSATKNNARTNSTVQGE, from the coding sequence ATGGAATCGACGCTTACATCTGAACAGTCACAACGCCACCTCCACGGCTCTCAAGAGGGTGTCCGCACATTCCAGGACATCATTATGAGTCTGCAGCAGTATTGGGCAGATCAGGGATGCGTGGTGCTGCAGCCCTACGATGGAGCTGTTGGTGCCGGTACCAATCACACAGCGACGACGCTTCGGAGCTTAGGTCCTGACACGTGGCGTACCTGCTACGCGCAGGGATGCCGTCGTCCTGCTGATGGACGCTATGGTGAAAACCCTAATCGCCTGCAGTTTTACTATCAGTTCCAGGTTCTTATGAAGCCCTCGCCCGACAACATTCAAGATTTGTATTTGGGCAGCCTCAATGCGATTGGTATTGACCCGAACAAGCACGATGTTCGCTTTGTTGAAGACGACTGGGAAAGCCCAACACTTGGCGCGTGGGGCCTTGGCTGGGAAGTGTGGCTTAACGGTATGGAGGTCACGCAGTTTACGTATTTTCAGCAAGTTGGTGGATTTGAATGCGCTCCGGTGCCGGTTGAAATCGCTTACGGTCTCGAGCGACTGGCTATGTATATTCAGGGTGTCGACAGTGTCTATGATCTTATCTGGGCGCGAGGCGACGATGGCGTTGAATTTACCTATGGCGATGTCTATCTGGAAAACGAGCGCGAATTTTCGGAATACAATTTCGAAATTGCGAATACAAAATTCCTATTTACTGCTTTCGATGACTTCGAACAAGAAGCAAAGTTGTGCCTTGAGGCCCGCTTGCCGCTTCCTGCTTACGACTGGGTGCTTAAATGCAATCATGTTTTCAACCTACTTGATGCGCGTGGCGTCATTTCAGCGACCGAACGGATGGCTTATATCCTGCGCGTCCGTTCGATGGTGAAAGAGTGCTGTAGTGCGTATATCGATCGGGTTGTAGGGGGCGCTGCAAGTGGCAAAGCCAACAGCGGCGTTGTTGATGGTGCCAGCGACGGTGCCAAAGTTAATGCCAGCTCTCTTGGTAGGGGCAATGCCAACCCCAGCGGCAGCGGCGAAACCAGCACAGGCAGCCGCGACAACACGAGCGCTAACAGCGCCACCAAAAATAACGCTCGCACCAACAGCACGGTACAGGGGGAGTAA